The Oncorhynchus masou masou isolate Uvic2021 chromosome 6, UVic_Omas_1.1, whole genome shotgun sequence genome has a window encoding:
- the LOC135542123 gene encoding DNA-binding protein inhibitor ID-1-like: MKVVGPTCALKSKVGGEDMVRCLADQSLSISKCKIPLLDEQMTVFLQDMNSCYSKLKELVPTLPTNKKASKVEILQHVIDYIWDLQVELDEPEKSRQQSSVPRTPLTTLNAELASITVENGCSDDRIMCR, from the exons ATGAAGGTTGTCGGACCTACCTGCGCACTGAAGAGTAAGGTTGGCGGCGAGGACATGGTGCGGTGCCTCGCGGACCAGAGCCTGTCCATCTCCAAATGCAAGATCCCACTGCTGGACGAGCAGATGACTGTCTTTCTGCAAGACATGAACAGCTGCTACAGCAAGCTGAAGGAGCTGGTACCTACTCTGCCCACCAACAAGAAGGCCAGCAAGGTGGAGATCCTCCAGCACGTCATTGACTACATCTGGGACCTGCAGGTCGAGCTGGATGAACCGGAGAAGAGTCGTCAGCAGAGCAGCGTGCCCCGCACACCTCTGACCACCCTGAATGCAGAGCTGGCAAGCATCACTGTCGAG AATGGATGCTCGGATGACAGAATCATGTGCCGCTAG